A region of uncultured Anaeromusa sp. DNA encodes the following proteins:
- a CDS encoding aminopeptidase P family protein encodes MNELRLQRLRQHLTAANLDAVWVLNTYNRRYLSGFSGSAGMLLLTAKTQELFTDFRYHEQAADEAPLYELCLYKGAAAKALAEVVSRRGIRRLGFESKHCTVAAYKELKALLPMECELIDTELEPLRFVKEEGELEAIREAVRIADAAFTHILGYLRPGIEERQVAAELEQHMRCLGSERPAFDTIVASGVRGALPHGVASEKKLAFGELVTMDFGAVYRGYHSDITRTVCLGPATEPQKSAYALVFKAQKAGVAAIRPGRLGCEVDAAARDILTEAGYGDYFGHGLGHSLGLAIHEEPRLSSLNTQQVLQENMVVTVEPGIYLPGQYGIRIEDTVRVSDAGAVILTESDKELIEIACKMEDEP; translated from the coding sequence ATGAATGAATTGCGTTTGCAGCGGTTGCGCCAGCATCTTACGGCAGCGAACTTGGATGCTGTTTGGGTTCTCAATACGTATAATAGGCGTTATCTCAGTGGGTTCAGCGGCTCTGCGGGCATGTTGCTCCTTACTGCTAAGACACAGGAACTGTTTACGGATTTTCGTTACCACGAGCAAGCGGCGGACGAAGCCCCTTTATACGAGCTTTGCCTATATAAGGGCGCTGCAGCGAAAGCGCTTGCAGAAGTTGTTTCCCGACGAGGCATTCGCCGTCTTGGCTTTGAAAGCAAGCATTGTACTGTTGCCGCCTATAAGGAACTTAAAGCTTTATTGCCGATGGAATGCGAATTAATTGATACTGAATTAGAACCTCTCCGTTTTGTCAAAGAGGAAGGGGAACTAGAGGCCATTCGCGAAGCTGTACGCATAGCTGATGCAGCGTTTACACATATTCTTGGCTACTTGCGTCCTGGTATAGAAGAACGCCAGGTGGCGGCTGAGCTGGAACAGCATATGCGCTGTCTTGGCTCAGAACGTCCGGCCTTTGATACGATTGTCGCCTCAGGTGTACGCGGCGCCTTACCGCATGGGGTTGCTTCCGAAAAAAAGCTAGCCTTCGGCGAATTGGTAACTATGGATTTTGGCGCCGTTTATCGGGGGTACCATTCCGACATTACTCGGACCGTTTGTTTAGGGCCTGCTACGGAACCACAAAAATCCGCTTACGCCCTAGTTTTTAAGGCGCAAAAAGCGGGGGTGGCAGCGATTCGCCCTGGCAGGTTGGGCTGCGAAGTGGATGCCGCCGCCAGAGATATTTTAACAGAAGCTGGTTATGGAGACTATTTTGGCCATGGTTTGGGGCATTCGCTGGGCCTGGCCATTCACGAAGAACCTAGGTTGTCTTCTTTGAACACGCAGCAGGTGTTGCAGGAAAATATGGTGGTTACGGTGGAGCCAGGTATTTATTTGCCTGGCCAGTACGGCATCCGTATTGAAGACACCGTCCGCGTTTCTGACGCAGGAGCCGTTATTTTGACGGAAAGCGACAAGGAACTGATAGAAATCGCTTGTAAAATGGAGGATGAACCATGA
- the alaS gene encoding alanine--tRNA ligase, giving the protein MKYVKSMTGNEIRTRFLEFFKSKEHLVMPSAPLIPHDDPTLLLVGAGMAPFKPFFTGKIKPPHTRITSSQKCVRTGDIENVGRTARHQTFFEMLGNFSFGDYFKREAIVWAWEFLTKELELPVDRLWITIYTEDNEAYDIWHDEIGISPERIVRMADNFWEIGPGPCGPCSEIHIDLGEERGCGPECKLGCDCDRFLEIWNLVFTQYDRDDEGNYHPLAKKNIDTGAGLERLASVLQGKPSNFETDLLFPLIAHMSALSGVAYGVDKKNDISLKVIADHARSMVVMINDGVLPSNEGRGYVLRRILRRALRHGRLLGVKKAFLADCVDVAATIFDTAYPELLEKADYIRKVVSQEESRFQTTLVTGEELLSQEVAALRAKGQSQLPGETAFRLYDTYGFPWELTEEMLFDEGLTLDKAGFDAAMEEQRLRARAARHENERTFVLELTGLQTDGLRIDAAAQQGRILRIWREGVVVEEAGDGEEVAVLLDVTPFYAEGGGQIGDSGRLETALGKMEVQSAKKLANGAIYHQGFVQAGMLRTGETVEIHLDAAKHQDVARNHTATHLLHHALRQVLGEHVHQAGSLVDADRLRFDFAHFSAVTQDELAAVEALVNEAILENRAVSFLETSQEVAKDMGAMALFGEKYGDVVRVVVIDEVSKELCGGSHVSTTSEISLFQIVGEASTGAGVRRIEAITGRAAYARMQQQRALLLETAAILKTQAPEEVPARAAQLQQELKSLENTLADKEAQSAQTQLQALQPELIGDVESVISQVEAPNQEVLRSLADQLRDRMKKGVVLLASVQEDKVSLVAMATKEAVAAKAHAGNLVKEVAKIVGGGGGGRPDMAQAGGKDPAKLTEALLKAKETLRQQLGL; this is encoded by the coding sequence ATGAAGTACGTGAAATCTATGACAGGTAATGAAATTCGCACACGTTTTCTGGAATTTTTTAAATCAAAAGAGCACTTGGTAATGCCCAGCGCTCCCTTGATTCCTCATGATGATCCTACGTTGTTGCTAGTCGGAGCCGGCATGGCGCCGTTTAAGCCTTTTTTTACCGGCAAGATCAAGCCCCCCCATACACGCATCACCAGCAGCCAAAAATGCGTTCGTACCGGCGATATTGAAAATGTAGGACGTACCGCGCGGCACCAGACCTTTTTTGAAATGTTGGGCAATTTTTCCTTTGGCGATTATTTTAAACGGGAAGCCATTGTTTGGGCTTGGGAATTTTTGACCAAAGAATTGGAGCTTCCCGTAGATCGTCTGTGGATTACCATCTATACGGAAGACAATGAAGCCTATGACATCTGGCATGACGAAATTGGAATTTCCCCGGAGCGTATTGTGCGCATGGCCGATAACTTCTGGGAAATTGGACCTGGCCCTTGCGGCCCCTGTTCGGAAATACATATCGATTTAGGGGAAGAGCGCGGCTGTGGTCCTGAGTGTAAGCTGGGCTGTGACTGTGATCGGTTTTTGGAAATTTGGAACCTCGTTTTCACGCAGTATGACCGAGATGATGAGGGCAACTACCATCCCTTGGCGAAAAAGAACATTGATACCGGCGCCGGTCTAGAACGGCTGGCTTCAGTATTGCAAGGCAAGCCTTCAAATTTCGAGACTGATTTGCTGTTTCCCTTGATTGCGCATATGTCAGCTTTGTCTGGCGTTGCCTACGGCGTTGATAAAAAGAATGACATTTCGCTCAAAGTCATCGCCGACCATGCACGCAGCATGGTGGTCATGATCAATGATGGTGTCTTGCCGTCTAACGAAGGCCGTGGCTATGTGTTGCGCCGTATTTTGCGCCGTGCCTTGCGCCATGGACGTCTATTGGGCGTAAAGAAAGCCTTTTTGGCCGACTGCGTGGACGTAGCTGCCACTATTTTCGACACGGCCTATCCGGAACTATTGGAAAAAGCAGACTATATTCGTAAAGTAGTAAGTCAGGAAGAAAGCCGCTTTCAAACCACCTTGGTTACTGGCGAAGAACTTCTTTCGCAGGAAGTGGCGGCGTTACGCGCCAAAGGTCAAAGCCAACTGCCGGGCGAAACGGCTTTTCGTCTATACGATACCTATGGTTTTCCTTGGGAACTTACAGAAGAAATGCTGTTTGATGAAGGCCTGACTCTCGACAAAGCTGGGTTTGATGCGGCCATGGAAGAGCAGCGTTTGCGCGCCCGCGCCGCACGGCATGAAAATGAACGCACCTTTGTTTTGGAGTTAACTGGCCTGCAAACCGATGGCCTGCGTATAGATGCTGCAGCACAGCAAGGACGCATTTTGCGCATCTGGAGAGAAGGCGTTGTAGTCGAAGAAGCTGGCGATGGTGAAGAAGTCGCTGTGCTTTTGGATGTCACTCCTTTTTATGCAGAAGGCGGCGGCCAGATTGGCGACAGTGGCCGTTTGGAAACAGCCCTGGGCAAAATGGAAGTGCAAAGCGCCAAGAAATTGGCTAACGGTGCTATTTATCACCAAGGGTTTGTACAAGCAGGCATGCTGCGCACCGGTGAAACCGTAGAAATACACCTAGATGCAGCGAAACACCAAGACGTAGCCCGCAACCATACAGCAACCCATTTGCTGCATCATGCGCTGCGCCAAGTCTTGGGCGAGCACGTACATCAAGCCGGCTCACTTGTAGACGCGGATCGACTACGGTTTGACTTTGCCCATTTTTCTGCGGTCACCCAGGACGAACTGGCAGCCGTGGAAGCCCTTGTCAATGAAGCTATTTTGGAAAACCGCGCTGTTTCTTTCTTAGAAACAAGTCAAGAAGTAGCAAAAGACATGGGCGCCATGGCTTTGTTCGGTGAAAAATATGGCGACGTGGTTCGGGTAGTTGTTATCGACGAGGTCAGTAAAGAGCTTTGCGGCGGCAGTCATGTAAGCACTACCTCGGAAATCTCCTTGTTCCAGATCGTCGGTGAAGCCAGCACTGGTGCCGGCGTACGTCGCATTGAAGCGATAACTGGACGTGCAGCGTATGCTCGGATGCAACAGCAGCGAGCTTTGCTTTTAGAGACGGCAGCCATTTTGAAAACCCAAGCGCCGGAAGAAGTTCCCGCCCGCGCCGCCCAGCTGCAACAGGAATTAAAGTCCCTTGAAAATACACTGGCCGACAAGGAAGCGCAGTCGGCACAGACGCAGCTTCAAGCGCTACAGCCGGAATTAATCGGCGATGTAGAGTCCGTAATTTCACAAGTAGAAGCTCCAAATCAGGAAGTGTTGCGCTCTTTGGCCGATCAATTGCGGGATCGTATGAAAAAAGGCGTTGTGCTCTTAGCCAGCGTACAGGAAGATAAAGTCAGCCTAGTTGCGATGGCGACCAAAGAAGCGGTGGCTGCCAAAGCCCATGCAGGAAACTTGGTAAAAGAAGTAGCCAAAATCGTTGGCGGCGGCGGCGGTGGCCGCCCAGATATGGCGCAAGCCGGCGGCAAAGATCCGGCTAAATTGACAGAAGCGCTTTTAAAAGCTAAAGAAACGTTGCGCCAGCAATTGGGCCTTTAA
- a CDS encoding U32 family peptidase: MKLPELLAPAGNLEKLKTALLFGADAVYVGGKSFSLRAQSDNFDFETLQEGVRYAHELGKKVYVALNVFAHQKELQGIASYLPELQAAQVDAVIVADPGVFRLVRKQAPNLAVHISTQANTVNAAAACFWEDLGAKRVVLAREVTYGELLDIRSQTDVQLETFVHGAMCVSYSGRCLLSNYFTGRDANRGACTQPCRWKYALQEETRPGQFYPIEEDAHGTYFMNSKDLCLLPHLPALVTAGVNSLKIEGRMKSIHYVATVVRVYRQALDLLAKETETFAIRPAWLEELQLVSQRAYTDGFFQGPAAVDAQVYAVQKDTAAKVFCGVVTGHNGSDLLVEQRGHFTVGDCLEALPPTGELQQQRLRFLWDAKSGAVLERAPHAQQQLRLAWDEPLLPVGTLLRRVLPSGEEA, from the coding sequence ATGAAATTACCTGAACTGCTTGCCCCTGCAGGCAATTTGGAGAAATTAAAGACCGCCCTTCTTTTTGGCGCTGATGCAGTGTATGTAGGAGGGAAAAGCTTTAGCTTGCGCGCGCAAAGCGATAATTTTGACTTTGAGACGTTGCAGGAAGGAGTGCGGTATGCCCATGAACTTGGCAAGAAAGTCTATGTCGCCCTCAATGTATTTGCTCATCAAAAAGAATTGCAAGGAATTGCCTCCTATTTGCCAGAGTTGCAAGCCGCCCAAGTTGATGCTGTTATTGTTGCGGACCCAGGCGTTTTTCGTTTGGTGCGTAAACAAGCGCCCAATCTGGCCGTCCATATCAGCACGCAAGCCAACACGGTTAACGCCGCTGCCGCCTGCTTTTGGGAGGACTTAGGAGCCAAACGTGTTGTCCTGGCAAGAGAGGTGACTTACGGCGAACTTTTGGATATCCGCAGTCAAACCGACGTGCAATTGGAAACGTTTGTACATGGAGCTATGTGCGTGTCGTATTCCGGTCGCTGTTTATTAAGCAATTATTTTACCGGCAGAGATGCCAACCGCGGCGCTTGCACGCAGCCTTGCCGCTGGAAATACGCGTTGCAAGAAGAAACCAGACCCGGTCAATTTTATCCTATTGAAGAAGACGCTCATGGCACCTATTTTATGAATTCCAAAGATTTGTGCCTATTACCGCATTTACCTGCGTTGGTGACTGCTGGTGTTAACAGCTTGAAAATTGAAGGACGCATGAAAAGCATTCACTATGTCGCTACGGTAGTTCGCGTCTACCGTCAAGCGCTTGATCTGCTAGCGAAAGAGACGGAAACCTTTGCTATCCGCCCTGCGTGGTTGGAGGAATTGCAGTTGGTGTCCCAGCGAGCGTATACGGACGGCTTTTTTCAAGGTCCAGCTGCAGTTGACGCCCAAGTGTACGCAGTACAGAAGGACACCGCCGCCAAGGTGTTTTGCGGCGTTGTGACCGGCCATAACGGTTCGGACTTGCTCGTGGAACAGCGCGGTCATTTTACCGTAGGGGATTGCTTAGAGGCGCTGCCTCCGACTGGTGAGCTGCAGCAACAACGTTTGCGATTTTTGTGGGATGCGAAAAGCGGCGCTGTTTTGGAACGGGCGCCCCATGCCCAGCAGCAACTGCGTCTGGCCTGGGATGAGCCGCTGTTGCCGGTTGGAACGCTGCTGCGGCGTGTTTTGCCGTCAGGAGAGGAGGCCTAA
- the ruvX gene encoding Holliday junction resolvase RuvX — protein sequence MRSMGLDVGDRTIGVAVSDLLALTAQGVEVIRRTSPQADFARLTVLCQEYEVGTIVVGLPKNMNGTIGPRGELVQEFGAQLQEQLPEAKIVFWDERLSTVAAEKALIEADVRRNKRRKVIDKMAAIIILQGWMDLQSRSG from the coding sequence TTGCGCAGTATGGGCTTGGATGTAGGAGATAGAACTATTGGCGTAGCGGTGAGCGATTTATTGGCTCTAACGGCGCAAGGCGTAGAAGTCATACGGCGCACTTCTCCGCAAGCTGACTTTGCAAGACTAACTGTTTTGTGTCAAGAATACGAAGTAGGCACCATTGTTGTGGGGCTGCCTAAAAATATGAACGGCACTATAGGTCCCCGCGGCGAGTTGGTCCAAGAGTTTGGCGCCCAACTGCAAGAACAGCTGCCGGAGGCTAAAATTGTTTTTTGGGATGAACGCCTTTCCACGGTAGCTGCGGAAAAAGCGCTTATTGAGGCTGACGTTCGCCGCAATAAAAGACGCAAAGTTATTGATAAAATGGCGGCTATAATTATTCTGCAAGGCTGGATGGATCTGCAGAGTCGCAGCGGTTGA
- a CDS encoding DUF1292 domain-containing protein has product MTDEKFNPDELEEDEDVVVVMTDEEGNEFYYREELIVEVGEKRFAVLAPIKVDEEGGCTCECGCEDDEETDVFIARIDVDENGEDVYTDPTDEEFDEVRKAYEELADDEE; this is encoded by the coding sequence ATGACAGATGAAAAATTCAACCCGGATGAACTGGAAGAAGATGAGGATGTTGTTGTTGTCATGACCGATGAGGAAGGCAACGAATTTTACTACCGCGAAGAATTAATCGTGGAAGTCGGCGAAAAGCGCTTTGCTGTTTTGGCACCGATTAAAGTGGATGAAGAAGGCGGCTGCACCTGCGAATGCGGTTGTGAAGACGACGAAGAGACGGATGTCTTTATCGCACGTATCGATGTGGATGAAAATGGTGAAGATGTTTATACTGACCCTACGGATGAAGAGTTTGACGAAGTTCGCAAAGCTTATGAAGAACTGGCGGACGACGAAGAGTAG
- the amaP gene encoding alkaline shock response membrane anchor protein AmaP, whose amino-acid sequence MGILDRILLLLCIVTFALLMLSTFLAAFTIVPLEWLDDALALLYGHWEAAAVAAVFFLASVRLLFTGMTSGEPRDTMLCQTENGQVRVAISAVRSLVERSSRQIKGIKQTKIRLENGRQGMNIYLRIVVLPDLIIPELTAELQQRVRTTLQETLLAEVQDIQVLVEEIAAEGKVRARVE is encoded by the coding sequence ATGGGAATTCTTGATCGCATTTTGCTTTTGCTCTGTATAGTAACCTTTGCTTTGCTGATGCTGTCTACCTTTTTGGCGGCTTTTACCATTGTGCCGCTGGAATGGCTGGATGATGCCTTGGCGCTTCTCTACGGACATTGGGAAGCGGCAGCTGTGGCTGCGGTGTTTTTTCTGGCGTCTGTACGGTTGCTTTTCACAGGCATGACTAGCGGCGAACCGCGTGATACCATGCTTTGTCAAACAGAAAATGGCCAGGTGCGCGTTGCTATTTCAGCAGTGCGCAGTTTGGTAGAGCGCTCTTCTCGCCAGATAAAAGGCATCAAGCAAACGAAAATCCGCCTAGAAAATGGTCGGCAGGGCATGAATATTTATCTGCGCATTGTTGTGTTGCCGGACCTGATTATTCCCGAACTCACGGCCGAGCTGCAGCAACGCGTACGGACCACTTTGCAGGAAACTTTGCTAGCGGAAGTTCAAGATATTCAAGTACTCGTAGAAGAAATTGCTGCCGAAGGCAAAGTACGGGCGCGCGTGGAATAG
- the efp gene encoding elongation factor P — protein MISTNDFRTGTTVEIDGGAWQVVDFQHVKPGKGAAFVRAKLKNLKTGAVVERTFNAGEKMPKAHVENRPMQYLYENDDLYTFMDNETFDQIELTREQLGNGMNFLKENMNIGVSFFQGNIIGIDLPNSVELIVAETEPGIRGDTATGGTKIAKMETGYNVKVPLFIETGEVLRIDTRTGDYIERA, from the coding sequence ATGATTTCAACTAATGATTTTCGTACTGGCACAACAGTGGAAATTGACGGCGGCGCTTGGCAGGTCGTTGACTTTCAACACGTAAAACCAGGAAAGGGCGCTGCCTTTGTGCGGGCCAAGCTCAAAAACCTTAAAACAGGCGCTGTGGTAGAACGCACCTTCAATGCCGGTGAAAAAATGCCTAAGGCTCATGTGGAAAATCGTCCCATGCAGTACCTGTATGAAAACGACGATCTGTACACCTTCATGGACAATGAAACATTCGACCAAATCGAGTTGACCCGTGAGCAGTTGGGCAACGGCATGAACTTTCTCAAGGAAAATATGAACATTGGCGTTAGCTTTTTCCAAGGCAACATCATTGGGATTGATCTTCCCAATTCAGTGGAGCTGATCGTGGCGGAAACTGAACCTGGCATTCGTGGCGATACGGCTACAGGCGGCACTAAAATTGCCAAAATGGAAACAGGTTATAATGTCAAAGTACCTCTGTTCATTGAAACCGGCGAAGTACTGCGTATTGATACGCGTACTGGCGACTATATCGAACGCGCTTAA
- the aroQ gene encoding type II 3-dehydroquinate dehydratase gives MRILVLHGPNLNQLGRREPTIYGTLTLQEINRRIEEKAISLGATAQCLQFSHEGDLVDAIHQAQETADYIIINAAAYTHYSIALRDALASVSVPSIEVHLSNIHRREEFRHHSVLAAVVVGQISGLGVYSYLAAVEAAHGLWQESNAKEAKHNE, from the coding sequence GTGCGCATACTAGTTTTGCACGGCCCTAATTTAAATCAATTGGGGCGTCGGGAGCCAACTATATATGGAACTTTGACTTTGCAAGAAATCAACCGCAGAATTGAAGAAAAAGCCATTTCCCTAGGAGCTACAGCGCAATGTCTGCAGTTCAGTCACGAAGGGGATTTAGTGGACGCCATTCACCAAGCGCAGGAAACGGCAGATTATATTATCATCAATGCTGCCGCTTACACCCATTACAGCATTGCCTTACGAGACGCGCTGGCTAGCGTGTCCGTACCGTCGATTGAGGTGCATCTTTCCAACATTCACCGTCGCGAGGAATTCCGGCATCATTCGGTGCTTGCCGCAGTTGTTGTTGGTCAGATTTCTGGCTTGGGAGTTTACAGTTATTTAGCGGCTGTTGAAGCGGCGCACGGTCTTTGGCAAGAATCAAACGCAAAGGAAGCCAAGCATAATGAATGA
- a CDS encoding O-methyltransferase gives MSELLLEMRTFAAQQGVPVLRTEAERLLRLLMKRYQPLRILEIGTAIGYSALLMAKLVPNCSILTLEKDEERIRDAQRFWKREPGVSERICLWQGDAAERLSALNETFDFVFIDAAKGHYLNYLQQILPHLRHGSVVLADDVLFYGQVYGPCPRRMRTIAKRMRQYLDFVQNMEQFQTTLYSEGDGLAVSIYQGAENNEIT, from the coding sequence ATGAGTGAATTATTACTTGAAATGAGGACATTTGCAGCTCAACAAGGCGTTCCAGTGCTTCGCACAGAAGCGGAACGCCTCTTGCGTTTACTAATGAAGCGTTACCAACCGTTGCGTATTCTTGAAATTGGTACGGCTATTGGGTATTCGGCGTTGTTGATGGCAAAATTAGTCCCTAACTGCAGCATTCTTACCCTGGAAAAAGATGAAGAGCGCATTCGAGACGCACAGCGTTTTTGGAAGCGCGAGCCTGGCGTCTCTGAACGCATCTGTCTTTGGCAAGGCGATGCGGCTGAAAGGTTGAGCGCCTTGAACGAGACGTTTGATTTCGTTTTTATTGACGCTGCTAAAGGGCATTATCTAAACTATTTACAACAAATATTGCCCCATTTGCGGCACGGCAGTGTTGTTTTAGCTGACGATGTGTTGTTTTACGGACAAGTATATGGTCCTTGTCCCCGGCGTATGCGCACTATTGCCAAGCGTATGCGGCAATATTTAGATTTCGTACAAAATATGGAGCAGTTCCAGACTACCCTTTACTCGGAAGGCGATGGTTTGGCGGTCTCAATTTATCAAGGAGCAGAAAATAATGAAATTACCTGA
- a CDS encoding Asp23/Gls24 family envelope stress response protein translates to MQTRKEKGEQNEVGTIRIADEVVGIIAGMAATEIPGVAGMSGGLVGGIAEMLGKKNLAKGVKVEVGEKEAAVDLYVIMEYGVRLPDIAIQVQENVKHAIESMTGLEVVEVNVHVQGVGFTAEGRDDDSRVR, encoded by the coding sequence ATGCAAACACGTAAAGAAAAGGGCGAACAAAACGAAGTGGGAACCATTCGCATCGCCGATGAGGTTGTAGGAATTATTGCCGGCATGGCAGCTACGGAAATCCCCGGAGTCGCTGGTATGAGCGGTGGTTTGGTCGGTGGAATTGCTGAGATGCTGGGCAAAAAGAACCTAGCTAAAGGCGTAAAAGTGGAAGTGGGCGAAAAAGAAGCCGCCGTTGACCTGTACGTCATTATGGAATATGGCGTCAGACTGCCTGATATTGCGATTCAGGTACAGGAAAACGTAAAGCACGCCATTGAGTCAATGACCGGTCTGGAAGTGGTAGAAGTAAACGTTCATGTGCAAGGCGTCGGTTTTACCGCTGAAGGACGAGACGACGACAGTCGAGTGCGATAA
- a CDS encoding DUF2273 domain-containing protein, with protein sequence MNMEFDREWLLAFWQRHSGKIICCTIGLFFGVLVLALGFFRTLFLFLCIGIGFFVGKRLDDKEDLLELLDRILPPGYRR encoded by the coding sequence ATGAACATGGAATTTGATCGGGAATGGCTGCTGGCTTTCTGGCAGCGCCATAGCGGCAAAATCATTTGCTGCACTATCGGTCTTTTTTTTGGCGTGCTGGTTTTGGCTCTGGGCTTTTTCCGGACGTTGTTTCTTTTTCTGTGCATCGGCATTGGCTTTTTTGTAGGCAAGCGCCTGGATGATAAAGAAGATCTGCTCGAATTGCTGGATCGTATTTTGCCGCCAGGTT
- the mltG gene encoding endolytic transglycosylase MltG codes for MKDRLWENSFRGRSLWIILAGITVFFFTVIISAFLVLQSPPSRNADAVLTVKDGMSAGEIAKELESQKAIRSVWLFQVLAKFSRLDHSLQAGEYVFAPGMSTREVVARLAAGETRYANLTIPEGYTVRQIAKLLQEQKLGNGERFLQLARLSGPAAGETVQFRAEGYLFPDTYRISPGMKEEDLIAKMQKEFDKRFGSLLKSGNASGLTPTQVVVLASLVEKEAQRPEEQAVIAKVFLNRLQQNMPLQSCATIQYLLGYPKEELSLQDTQIPSPYNTYLNPGLPPGPIANPGLGAIKAALNPAQTDYLYFVADKQGKHHFSRTYEEHLAAIEQVR; via the coding sequence ATGAAGGATCGACTCTGGGAAAATAGTTTTCGAGGCCGCAGCCTTTGGATTATCTTGGCAGGAATCACTGTCTTTTTTTTCACAGTGATTATCAGCGCTTTTTTAGTGCTGCAATCGCCTCCGTCCCGTAACGCTGACGCCGTCTTGACGGTAAAAGATGGCATGAGCGCGGGCGAGATTGCCAAAGAACTGGAAAGTCAGAAGGCCATTCGCAGTGTGTGGCTGTTTCAGGTATTGGCTAAGTTTAGCCGTTTAGACCACTCACTCCAGGCTGGCGAATACGTTTTTGCTCCCGGTATGAGTACGCGCGAAGTAGTGGCGAGACTAGCGGCAGGAGAGACGCGCTATGCCAACCTTACCATTCCTGAAGGATACACAGTGCGACAAATTGCTAAATTGCTGCAAGAACAAAAACTTGGTAACGGAGAGCGTTTTTTGCAGTTAGCTCGTCTTTCCGGTCCTGCTGCTGGTGAAACCGTGCAATTTCGAGCGGAAGGGTATTTGTTTCCGGATACCTATCGAATTTCTCCGGGGATGAAGGAAGAAGACCTAATTGCCAAGATGCAAAAAGAGTTTGACAAACGCTTCGGTTCTTTGCTGAAAAGCGGCAATGCAAGCGGTCTTACACCAACACAGGTTGTCGTTCTTGCTTCTTTAGTGGAAAAAGAAGCGCAGCGCCCTGAAGAACAAGCCGTTATTGCCAAGGTATTTCTGAACCGACTGCAGCAAAACATGCCCTTGCAGTCTTGCGCTACGATTCAGTACTTGCTGGGATACCCCAAGGAAGAATTAAGCTTGCAGGATACGCAAATTCCTTCACCTTACAATACCTATTTAAATCCTGGCTTGCCGCCAGGCCCAATTGCCAACCCCGGTTTAGGAGCCATCAAAGCCGCTTTAAATCCAGCACAAACAGATTATTTGTATTTTGTTGCGGATAAACAAGGCAAGCATCATTTTAGCCGGACCTATGAAGAACATTTAGCTGCCATTGAGCAGGTGCGTTAA
- a CDS encoding DUF4911 domain-containing protein yields the protein MTEYADASIYLRVQPQDVNFVNRIFEGCEYLGVVTTLEPKGGLLVIRATPDTRLEALDILAHLPVPWQFVEKV from the coding sequence ATGACTGAATATGCGGATGCAAGCATTTATTTGCGAGTACAGCCTCAGGACGTTAATTTTGTCAACCGTATTTTTGAAGGCTGTGAATATCTTGGCGTTGTTACCACCTTGGAGCCTAAAGGCGGTCTTTTAGTCATTCGGGCAACGCCGGACACTCGTCTTGAAGCGCTGGATATTTTGGCGCATCTACCTGTTCCTTGGCAGTTTGTGGAGAAAGTATAG
- a CDS encoding IreB family regulatory phosphoprotein, with product MSDHEQNVSQDTMMFRAGSEGNHVAALTIATVCQALKEKGYNPINQLVGYLLSGDPTYITSHRNARALIRKLERDEILEELVRSYVKEIQ from the coding sequence ATGTCGGATCACGAGCAGAATGTATCGCAGGATACGATGATGTTTCGCGCTGGCAGCGAAGGAAATCATGTTGCCGCCCTCACCATTGCTACTGTCTGTCAGGCCTTGAAAGAGAAGGGGTACAATCCAATCAATCAACTTGTGGGGTATCTTTTATCAGGAGATCCTACCTATATTACCAGTCACCGTAATGCTCGCGCCTTAATCCGTAAGTTGGAGCGAGATGAAATTTTAGAAGAACTGGTTCGGTCCTATGTGAAGGAAATTCAATAA